Within the Deltaproteobacteria bacterium genome, the region AGATCGCCGCGCAGCATCGCGTCGAGGCGGGCCTCGTCGATCACCTCGACGCCGTGCGCGGCGGCGGCCGCGAGCTTGGTCCGGCCCGTGTTGGCGCCGGCGACCAGGTAGTCCGTCGACTTGCTCACGGCGCCGGCGACGCGCCCACCTGCGGCTTCGATGTCGCGCTTGATCGCCGCGCGCGGCCGCGACAGCGTGCCGGTGATGACGAACGTCTTGCCGGCCAGCGGCCCGGACGCGGCGGCTTGTTCTGGCTCCACCGGATCGACCCCGCGCGCGATCAACTGCTCGAGCACCGCGCGGTTGTGCGCGTTGCGCAAAAACGCGTCGAGCGAGCGCGCCGTCACCTCGCCGACGCCGTCGATTTCGGTGAGCCGGTCGACGAGCTGGCCGGAATCGGCGAGGGCGAGCAGGTCGCCCAGCCGGCGGTAGCGCGCCGCGATCGCGCGCGCGGCGACGCCGCCGACGTGCGGAATGCCGAGCGCGGCGAGCAGGCGGGACAGCGTCGCCTCCCGGCGCGCGCGGTCGATCGCCGCGACGAGATTGTTGGCGCTCGTCTCGGCAAATCGGTCGAGCTTCTGCACGTCCTCGGCGCGGAGCGCGAATAGATCGGCCACCGTGCGCACGAGCCCCGAGTCGTACAGCGCGCGGACGACTTTCTCGCCGAGGCCGTCGATGTTCATCTGGTCGCGGCCGGCGAAATGTTCGATGCCCGCCAGGACCTGCGCCGGACAGCCGAGCGAGTTCGGGCAGCGCAGCGCGACCGCGCCCTCTTCGCGAACGAGCCGGCTGCCGCACGACGGACACCGCTCCGGCGGCCGCCACGGTTCGCCGGCCGGCTCCACCACGGCGACGACCTGCGGGATGATCTCGCCGGCTTTCTCGACCAGGACGCGCGCGCCGGTGCCGATCCCGAGGCGTGCGACCTGGTCCCAGTTGTGGACCGACGCCCGCTTGACCGTCGTGCCCGACAGTTCGACCGGCTCGAGCAGCGCGACCGGCGTGACGACCCCGGTTCGCCCGACGTTGACCTCGAGCCCGACGACGCGCGTCGTCATCTGGTCCGGCGGGAACTTGTACGCGATCGCCCACCGCGGAAACTTCGACGTCGCGCCGAGCGCGCGCCGCTGCCGGTGATCGTTGACCTTGATGACGAGGCCGTCGACCGCGTAGGGCAGATCGCGATAGCGCTTCGACCACTCGCGAACGAGCGCGACCAGTTGCTCGAACGACCGCACGAGCCGGTTCTCCGGCGAGGTCGGCAAGCCGAGGTCGGCCAGTAGCGCGAGCGTCTCCATGTGAGTCGCGAGGCGGTCCTCGACGCCGACCGCCTCGTACACGATGCAGCGAAGCGGCCGTGCGGCCACCTCGCGCGGGTCGAGCAGCTTGAGCGAGCCGGCCGCGGTGTTCCGCGCATTCTTGTAGGGCGGTTCGCCGGCGGCGATCCGCTCCGCGTTGAGCCGTTCGAAGTCGGCGCGGGCGATGTACACCTCGCCGCGGACCGTGATCGTTTCGGGTCGGCGCAGCCGCAGCGGCACGTCGCGGATCGTCTTGACGTTGGCCGTGACGTCCTCGCCCGTCGTGCCGTCGCCGCGCGTGGCGCCGACCGCCAGCACGCCGTCGACGTACACCAGTTCGACGCCGAGGCCGTCGATCTTCGGTTCGACGACGTACTCGACGCGCGCCTCGGGACCGAGCCCCTTGCGCACGCGCTCGTCGAACGCGGCCAGTTCCGCCTCGTCGTACGTGTTGTCCAGCGACAGCATCGGCACGTCGCGGACGACCTTCGGAAACTCGGAGGCCGGTTCGTGGCCGACGCGCTGCGTCGGCGACCACGGCACGACCCAATCGGGGTGCTGTCGTTCGATGTCGCGCACGCGGCGAACGAGCGCGTCGTATTCGGCGTCGCTGATGATCGGATCGTTCTCGACGTAGTAGCGCCGATCGTGCTCCGCGATCTCGTCGATCAGCGCCAGGTACGCCTGCCGCGTCGCGCCAGTCACGGTCGAGTCAGTGGCCATGCGCACCCGCTGTCGCGACGGTGGTACGGTCGGCTCCCCGCCCCACCTCAGTCATCGAGATGATCGGGGCGCTTGCGCCCCTCGACGAACGCATCGAGCGGAACGTCCGCGTACTCTTCGGCCGCGGGCACCGGCGGCTCGTCGGCCAGTTCGATCTGATCGGTGTCGAGTTCGACTTCTTCGCCGGCATCGATCGGCTCCATCTGACCGGTCTCGGCCTCGTCCTCGGGGAACGGCTTGGTCCCGATCAGACAGCCGGCCTTGATGGTCACTTCGAACGCGCGGTCCGCGAAGTAGGCGTCGATCGCCTCCTTGATGTACCAGAACACGTCCTGCAGTTCTTGCCCCTTGCCGGCGACGCGCTTCCATTCGGGCAACGGGCCGTACTCGATGACCGGCGCAAAGAAAAACTCGCGCGACGACTTGAACAGCAGCGAGAACTCGTCGACGTCGACGCGAGCCGGCGCGAGCCCCGCACGAGCGAGCCACGACTCGCACTCCTCCACCGTCGGATAGCGCGCGAGGTGCGCGTCCAGCCGCTCGAGCGTGTCGTGTTTGTCGTGTTTGACGAGCACCTCGCGGTAGATGTCGTAGAACTCCTGAAACGATCCGCGCAGCGGCAGCGTCGCGCGGACCTCGCCACCGGCTTTCGTCACCCGCGCGAAGTCCGCCAGCGCCGCGGCCGGGTCCGGCATGTCCGGCAGGCCGAGGTTGCACACGACCAGGTCGTAGACCTCGTCGGCGAACGACAGTCGCGGGACGGCGGACTCGGTGCGAAAGAACACCCCCTTGGCGCCAGCCTCGGCGATCTTGTTGCGCGCGACATCGAGCAGCGCCGACGACCCGTCGATCGCGATGAGGCGGCACCCGGGCCCCATGCGGCGCACGATCTCGACCGCCGGATAGCCGGTGCCGCACGCCACGTCGAGGATCTGGCCCTTGTCCGGGATGGCGAGGTCGCGCAGCAGCATGCGCCCGAACGGCTGCGACCAGATCGGGAGAATCTCGCGGTCGTAGATGCGCGCGAGCTTCTCGAACCGATGGGTGCGTTTGCTGTGGGTCGCCACGATCCGTTGCCGTCGGCGGCGCATCATAGCGGGGGACACCCACGTTGCAAGGGCGCGATCGGCCCGCGGAGTTCCTCTGGTCGTCACATGTAGGGGGATGTAGCACTGCGGCCGCCGCGGGTGCAGCGGGGCCGCAGGCGGTCCCGCCGCGGTCGACGGGGCAGGAGCCGCGAAGGCCGGCCCGCCCGCCGCCGGCGTGCCCCCCGTCGGGGTCTCACGGATCGAACCGATACCCGCTGCCGCGCACGGTGACGAAGTGGGCGGGGCGTTCCGGATTCGCCTCCAGTTTCGCGCGCAACTGCGCGACGAAGTTGTCGACGGTGCGGCGCGAGCCGGAGTGGCGCAAGCCCCACACATGACGCAACAGCTCCTCGCGCGAAAACACCTTGGACGGATTTCGCGCGAAGAACAACAGCAGCTCGAACTCGAGGTGCGTGAGCTTGACGGCCCGGCCGCCGCGCCGCACCGTGCGCGTGTCGACGTCGATCTCCACGTCGCCAAAGCGGCGCAGCGCGCCGTCGGACGGCGAATCCGCAGGAGCGAGCGGCGCGTCACGTTGTGCGCGCCGCAGGACGGCGACCACGCGCGCGAGGAGTTCCGCGAGCGCAAACGGCTTGGTCACGTAGTCGTCCGCGCCCAGGCGCAGCGCCGACACCTTGTCGAATTCTTCCCCGCGGGCCGACAGGATGATGATCGGGACCTGGCTCCCCGTCGCGCGCACCCGGCGCAGGACCTCCAACCCGCTCAGCTTCGGCAGGGAAATATCGAGCAGCACCAGGTCGGGCGGGTCGCGCTCGATGCGGGCGACCGCGCTCGGACCGTCGGTCACGACGACGGACTGGTACCCTTCGATGCCGAGGTTGAGCGACAGACCGGTGGCGATGGCATCGTCGTCCTCGACGATGAGGACTTCGATGGGCCGCGGCGGCGGCGGCGTGGTCGGCGTCGTCATGGACATCGTCAGGGGGCGCGCGGCAGCAGCATACTGAACCGCGTGCCCGAACGCGAATCCGATCGAACCCGAACGCGACCGCGGTGCGCGCGCACGATCGCGGACACGATGGTCAGTCCGAGGCCGCTGCCTTCGCTGGCCGCATCGATCGCGGCCCGGCCGCGCTCGAACGTGTCGAAGATGACCCGCTGCTCGGCGCGCGGAATGCCCGGGCCGTGGTCGACGACGGCGATCTCCACCCGCCGGCCCGCGGGCCGGCCGATCAGCTCGATGCGGTCGTCGGCGCCCCCGTACTTGTACGCGTTCACGAGCAGGTTCACGAGCGCCTGGGCGAGCGCGTCGCGATCGCCGAGCACCGCGAGCCCCTCCGGGACGTCCGTGACGAGTTCCACCTGCGCGCCCAGCGCGGCCGCCTGGAGCCCGACGCGCGCGGCGCCGGCGAGTTCGGCGACCTCGACGCGCTCGCGCCGAAACGCGTGGCGGCCGGCCTCGATCTTGGTCAGCTCGATCAGGCGAGCGACGAGCGTCTCGAGGCGCGCGAGTTCGCGCTGCACAAGGTCGAGGCAGCGCTGGCGCTCATCCTCGTCGGCGACCCGGCCCTCGCGCAACATCTCCACGAACATGCGGATCGACGTGAGCGGTGTTCGCAGTTCGTGCGACACGGACGACAAGAAGTCGTTCTGGACGCGCGCGAGGGACGCGCCGCGGCCGATGTAGATCGAACCGAGCACGTAGCCGGTGAGCGCCAGCGCGCAGAACGACAGGACGAGGACGCCGAACAGCAGTCGCACGGACGCCCCGTCACCGCCGATCGCGAGCAGCAGCACGCCGGCGGCCGTCAGCAGGCCCGTCGGCACCACCGCCGCCAAGATCAGCGTGAGCTGCGCACGGCGCAGCGCGACGGACGCGGGCGCGCGGAACCTCACCCGGGCGAGTATAAATCCTTGCCCGAGCGACGGAACTCCTCGGCCTTTTCCGCCAACCCGCGGCGGATCGCTTCGGCCTCGGCGATCCCGTGCGCTCGCGCGTAGTCGCGCACGTCTTGCGTAATCTTCATCGAGCAGAACTTGGGCCCGCACATCGAGCAGAAGTGGGCGCCCTTGGCCGCCGGCGCGGGCAGGGTCTCGTCGTGGTAGGCGCGAGCGGTGTCCGGATCGAGCGACAGGTTGAACTGGTCCTCCCAGCGAAACTCGAACCGCGCCTTCGATAGCGCGTCGTCGCGCTGCTGCGCCAGCGGATGTCCCTTGGCGAGGTCCGCGGCGTGCGCCGCGATCTTGTACGCGATGACGCCCGCCTTGACGTCCTCGCGGTTGGGCAGGCCCAGGTGCTCCTTGGGCGTGACGTAGCACAGCATCGACGTGCCGAACCAGCCGATCATCGCCGCGCCGATCGCCGACGTGATGTGGTCGTAGCCCGGGGCGATGTCGGTGACGATCGGGCCGAGCGTGTAAAACGGCGCGCCGTGGCACACGTCGATCTGGCGGTCGACGTTTTCCTTGATCTTGTGCAGCGGGATGTGCCCCGGCCCTTCGATCATGACCTGCACGTCGTGCTTCCACGCGATCTCGGTGAGCTCGCCCAGCGTTTCGAGTTCGGCGAACTGCGCCGCGTCGTTGGCGTCCGCGATCGAGCCGGGGCGCAGGCCGTCGCCGAGGCTGAACGCGATGTCGTAG harbors:
- a CDS encoding DNA-binding response regulator, producing the protein MTTPTTPPPPRPIEVLIVEDDDAIATGLSLNLGIEGYQSVVVTDGPSAVARIERDPPDLVLLDISLPKLSGLEVLRRVRATGSQVPIIILSARGEEFDKVSALRLGADDYVTKPFALAELLARVVAVLRRAQRDAPLAPADSPSDGALRRFGDVEIDVDTRTVRRGGRAVKLTHLEFELLLFFARNPSKVFSREELLRHVWGLRHSGSRRTVDNFVAQLRAKLEANPERPAHFVTVRGSGYRFDP
- a CDS encoding sensor histidine kinase, which produces MRAQVLLDEDYARRARLRASARDRRGRSDPPRVGGKGRGVPSLGQGFILARVRFRAPASVALRRAQLTLILAAVVPTGLLTAAGVLLLAIGGDGASVRLLFGVLVLSFCALALTGYVLGSIYIGRGASLARVQNDFLSSVSHELRTPLTSIRMFVEMLREGRVADEDERQRCLDLVQRELARLETLVARLIELTKIEAGRHAFRRERVEVAELAGAARVGLQAAALGAQVELVTDVPEGLAVLGDRDALAQALVNLLVNAYKYGGADDRIELIGRPAGRRVEIAVVDHGPGIPRAEQRVIFDTFERGRAAIDAASEGSGLGLTIVSAIVRAHRGRVRVRSDSRSGTRFSMLLPRAP
- the ligA gene encoding NAD-dependent DNA ligase LigA encodes the protein MATDSTVTGATRQAYLALIDEIAEHDRRYYVENDPIISDAEYDALVRRVRDIERQHPDWVVPWSPTQRVGHEPASEFPKVVRDVPMLSLDNTYDEAELAAFDERVRKGLGPEARVEYVVEPKIDGLGVELVYVDGVLAVGATRGDGTTGEDVTANVKTIRDVPLRLRRPETITVRGEVYIARADFERLNAERIAAGEPPYKNARNTAAGSLKLLDPREVAARPLRCIVYEAVGVEDRLATHMETLALLADLGLPTSPENRLVRSFEQLVALVREWSKRYRDLPYAVDGLVIKVNDHRQRRALGATSKFPRWAIAYKFPPDQMTTRVVGLEVNVGRTGVVTPVALLEPVELSGTTVKRASVHNWDQVARLGIGTGARVLVEKAGEIIPQVVAVVEPAGEPWRPPERCPSCGSRLVREEGAVALRCPNSLGCPAQVLAGIEHFAGRDQMNIDGLGEKVVRALYDSGLVRTVADLFALRAEDVQKLDRFAETSANNLVAAIDRARREATLSRLLAALGIPHVGGVAARAIAARYRRLGDLLALADSGQLVDRLTEIDGVGEVTARSLDAFLRNAHNRAVLEQLIARGVDPVEPEQAAASGPLAGKTFVITGTLSRPRAAIKRDIEAAGGRVAGAVSKSTDYLVAGANTGRTKLAAAAAHGVEVIDEARLDAMLRGDL
- a CDS encoding methyltransferase domain-containing protein produces the protein MMRRRRQRIVATHSKRTHRFEKLARIYDREILPIWSQPFGRMLLRDLAIPDKGQILDVACGTGYPAVEIVRRMGPGCRLIAIDGSSALLDVARNKIAEAGAKGVFFRTESAVPRLSFADEVYDLVVCNLGLPDMPDPAAALADFARVTKAGGEVRATLPLRGSFQEFYDIYREVLVKHDKHDTLERLDAHLARYPTVEECESWLARAGLAPARVDVDEFSLLFKSSREFFFAPVIEYGPLPEWKRVAGKGQELQDVFWYIKEAIDAYFADRAFEVTIKAGCLIGTKPFPEDEAETGQMEPIDAGEEVELDTDQIELADEPPVPAAEEYADVPLDAFVEGRKRPDHLDD